The Vanrija pseudolonga chromosome 1, complete sequence genomic sequence GACGGCCGCGTTCTTGTGCTTGACCAGGCCCTtgcgcagctcctcgaccttggcctgcGAGCAGTACGTGTCGACAGGCGTCATGTGGGTGAGCACCTGCGAGCCGTCGATGCCGCTCCAGTTGAAGGTCGAGTGGGGGAAGTTGTTGGTGTCGTTCCACGACAGCTTCTGGGTGAAGAAGTTTGGCGCGCCAGAGAGACGCGAGATCTGGGGAAGCTGCGAGCTGTAGCCGAACGTGTCGGGCAGGACGAACGTCTTGGAGCGTGCGCCAAACTTGGCCTGGAAGTAGCGCTGGCCGTAGAGGAACTGGCGGGCAATGGCCTCGCCAGAGGGCAGGTTGGTGTCCATCTCGACCCAggtcgcgccgaggggctGGAAGCGGCCCTGCTCGACCTTGGACTGGATGCGCTTCCAGAGGTCGGGGTACAGCTGCTCGACCCACTTGAactgctggggctgggtggCCGAGAAGACGTACTCGGGGTATCGGTCGATGAGGTCGCACTGGGCCGACCACGAACGGCCGGCCTTCTGCTGGGTGACCGAGTAGGGCCAGAGCCACGCTGTGTCGATGTGGCAGTGGCCAATGGCCCACAGTGTGCCCTCGGTCGTAGagccctcggccgcgacctTCTCCTCCCAGTTGGcaccgaggacgcgctcggccttcttgcgcgcggcggcgcagctggcCAGGTCGCCCCGGCGGAAGGTGTTGAGCATCTCGTTGGCCGTGTGGTTGGCCACCTGGGCCAGAGGCGACTCGGGGCtcaggccctcgccgagctggacgaggtaGTCATAGTCCCAGAACAGGCGGACGGCCTCCATGTTgggcacgacgaggtcggccgaCTTGAGCTCCCACGACCTCTTGCGGGGCTGGGGCCGTTAGGACTGAAAGCACGGGCCCACTCACGGTTCCACCAAACTCGGGAGACCAGAGGTTGTCGTTGACGCCGAACATGCCGTTGCAGCTCGCCTCGATGTAGTACTCGCCCTTGCCCGCCTTGCGGTCCTTCTCAGGGATGATAAAGTCGACTCGGCGATCAAGgccagtgccgccggtgAGACCTGGAGCGTGAGTGAtctgtggggtgggggtgatCCGAGATATCGGGGGGCGAGTGCAATCGGTGCGGTTGGTGCCCGCTCGCACCCTTCGCCCCTCGGCATCTTGGCACTCACCTTGATAAGGgttgccgtcgaggtcgaacaccatggcctcgccctcgaggtcgaacTCGACTAGGTTTGTCAGCATGGCCCGTTTGGGCTACCTGctcgccacccacacacgacgcgctcggcatccTTGTGCTCGTCAGGGATGGTGATGACGACGCGGAACCAGTGGTTTGACCAGTTTGGGCCGAAGCCGTCTCCCTTTTTGACGGGCTTGTAGGTCTGCTTCTTTGCCTCGGCCAGAGTGGGCTTCTGGGCCGCGCTCAGCGTGGGGTTGCCGCTGTGGGGCACCGTCCAGACGCTGATGTCGACCTGGGGCGCCGAGTCCCAACGTCCGGCttcgagcagcggcgagagGTTGTAGTTTTTGTAGTAGCCGCCCTGCGGTTGTCAGACGGCGCTCAGTGCTCACATCCTCAACACTCACGATCAAGCCGCCCTCGCGGATGCGCTTGTCCCGGGGTCCAGAAAGGCCCTTGTAGCGGGCGTCAAAGGATAGCGTGGGGTAGTTTTCCGCCGTGTACTTgcgcttgccggcgccgttcgcgacgccgttgccgttCGCGTGCCCGTTCGTGTGCCCGTTCGTCGCCATGATGGATGCTGGGGGTACAGGAGGGGGAATACGGGGATGGCCCCTCACCCACCAGCAGCGTCGAGCATATATCGAAGGAGGCTCGGTGGAGGCCCCGCATCCCCAGTCGACGCATCCATGCAACCCTATTGCACGGTCGGCCCGGTGTCACGAGGCTCTCGGGGCACAGGGCTCCGAGTCTTTGGTGGTGTGCATGCCTCGGTGAACGCGGCGctgtggtggccgtggtggtgtgttGGAAAAACAAAATGACCtgggccgagggcaaggcagATGAGGAGAGGAGTCTACCACGCGGTGCCATggacacgcgccgcgctaGTCAGGCCTTAGGTTTAGTAAAGTCGGTCCGACGCGCCCGGCCATCCTCTGCTCCTGTCCCTTGGTCATGACCGATGACTAGGCAGTGCGCCGCTGCATGACGCGCAGTGGGCGGGAGGAGGTAGACAGCGATGTTGGCGAGCGAGAAGCGGAGCTTCGGTGTCCCCGCTACGGCGTACAATGGGACCGGTTATGACGGTCGGCGGCCTTCCGCGCAGCTTAAACCGCAGGGTTCCGACAAGAACCGTGTCGTGTCTTCGATTCGAGGCGGACGAGAGCGAGCCGTGATTAGTTGGTGCAGTCCGCCAGCGGCCCACGTTGCTAGAGTGCGAGGCCCGCGAGGAGCTGTCAGCCATGGTGACTGTTGCGTCAGGCAGACCTGGATGGTGGTGTAAGGCTGAATGAGCCCCTGcactggcggtggcggggccGGAGGGGACCCCTCCGTGGCTGCCCCGCCAGATAACACCGGTCCCCCACGCACCCCCACTCACGAGTGTTGAGCCCTGCAGCGCACATTCGAAAAGGGACCTCGGGGTTGTCAGTATTTGCCGTCGACGGAGTATCCGCCATCGGCCCCAAGCGGCGCAGCACTCGCCATCGGCCCCAAGCGAGAGCATGTGCCCAGTTCCGGAGTAGctgcgcagcgagcgagctgcgagcACTGCGATTGGAACGACCCCGGACGAAAGACCTCCGCAAGCCAGGCGGTGTCAGCTCAACTGACATATGTTCGATCAGGCGACAGTCCATAGGCCGTCACATGCTCGCTCGTGGCCGCATCAATACACTGCTGCCCGCTGTGGCTGCCCCCAACAACGCGGCCGACTATCCTCCGCTGCCAGCACAGACGGCAATACCACGCACTCCTCAACGCACAATTCCTaaagctcggcgccgaaTACACGCCGAGAATACCCAAAATCAAGGTACGTTTCGTCAGGTCCCTGTGGCGGAATGGCGGATGGTGCCTGCGGGCTGCGCGGTGAAGGGCGGTGAAAGACACAAAGACCGGCTGGTAACACCGTCCATGGCCCATCTACGCGCGCTTGCACGCAGTTTCATCGTCGTTCCGAGGACCGgctcgctctcggccgccCCGAATGCCCACAATCCTGGCGAGTCAGCTGATGGCGCTtctggctggcgccgcctgccgcccccgcccgccgtgtTCCTAAAACTGCGAGTACCTCGCTCGGACAATCAATATCCTGGCCATATCCCAGCTTGCGACATGTGAGCGGTTGGGGGTCCGCCTCTCCGGATACGCGCGCAATAATAAAGCACAATATCTCAGGGCTGACCACGCCGAGACGCACCGAGGATACCGAGATGCTGACCTGATCCTCTGCTGCGATGCTCTACGACTCGGTCCGGTCGCGGACGACTACGGACTTGGAGGTGGGCTTGTCGTTTGCTCAAAGTTGCCCCGCTGACTGTCCTCTGGCAACTGGCAGGTCATACGCGGATCGCTGTGGGGTCCCATTGGATCTGGGCTCCGATTTATCGTGGTTCGGAAGAGAGAGGGAGCCCCATGGTGTTGAGTTTGACGATCTACAAAAGGCAGGCTGCGGACGGCTCTTGACTTCTTCAGAGTCGAtagcaacaacagcagcgaCACCAACAACAAGTGAGCTTTGGCGAAGACACCTCCTGACCCCAGCCACCCACCCATGGCAAGCTACCCTGCCCACACCGACATTGTGGTGGAAgaccacggcggcggctttgacacgccggccgaggagcgcgaccaCGAGAAGCTGGGTGTCGACCACATTGAGAACGAGAAAGTCTCGCACAACAGTTCGCTCGAGGATGTGCGTGCCCGAGTGCTCGAGTACTACGGCCGCtctggcggcgacggcggcgacgccgagccggcaaAAGACATTGACTTTATCTTTGAGAAGGTCATCGAGATgaccgacgagcgcgccgtcgagattCTGCGCTCGACCATCAAGTACCACACTGGCGATCCCAACTTCCTCATCACGACCCTCGAGCACCTTAAGAGGCTTGTCGACGGCCCgcaggcggccgagctctCCCAGGCCGACTGGAGCCTCGaggtccgcgccgaggccgcagcCATCTACTACCACTCGCCGTACCCCGAGGTCCGCTCCGTCACGGACCCGTTCGATGACCCGACCGTCCCGTGCGAGACGCTCCGCGCATACTTCCTCGGCCTGGTCTTCATgtgcggcgcgacgtcgctcAACACTTGTGAGTGTGCACGCGACCCGGAAAACCAACTCACCACCGCAGTCTTCTCGCCCCGCCAGCCGTCCATCAGCATCGGCTCCAACGTCCTCCAGCTTATCCTCGCCCCCACCGGCCAGATCATGGCCCGTATCCTGCCCGACTGGGGCTTCACCTTCCGCGGAAAGCGTCACTCGCTCAACCCCGGCCCATGGACCTTCAAGGAGCAAAGTGGGGCCCCGCAATCGAAATGTGGCGCTAACACCCAGTGCTCGCAACCATCATGTTCTCGGTCGCCAACGGCCCCGGCGCTACATACTATGTTTATCTGGTCCAGCTGCTGCCCCAGTACCTCAACCAGACCTGGGTATCGTATGGTTACGAAATCCTGCTTGCCCTCGCGACCCAGTGCTTTGGCTTCGGTTtcgccggcctcctccgTCGTTTCGTGATTTACCCTCCTTCCGCCCTCTGGCCACAGGTTCTCCCGACCCTTGCCCTTAACCGGGTCCTTgtgaagaaggagaagcaggGAGAGGTCGTGCATGGATGGAGACTTACGCGATACAAGTTCTTTTTGATCGCTTTTGCCCTCGTGAGTGTCACCCCTCCTGCACGACCCCCCAGCCTCTTCCCGACCCTCCCACACGTCCCCAGGCTATGCGCTGACGCTCTACACGCCCCTGAAGATGTTCTGCTACTTTTGGATTCCTAATCTATTGTTTACGGCCTTGAGATCGTTCAACTGGATGACCTGGATTGCCCCGCACAACTTCAACCTCGGTATGGTGAGTGCGGCACAAATGTGGCAAATGTTTGGCGGACTTGCCCACTTCGGATCCGAATTCCCCCCTAACACTTTCGCTTTCAGATTACTGGCTTCTACGGAGGCATGGGCTACAACCCGTGGGCTACGTTTGACTGGAACGTGTCGGGCACAGGCGCGCTGGTCACTCCCTTCTTCTCCCAGGCGCAGCAGTACATCGCCCGTGTTCTCTCCGGCCTGATTATCATCGGCATGTACTACAACAACTACGTCTGGAGCGCCTACACCCCTATCAACAGTGCCGAGGCGTTTGCGAACAACGGCAAGGTGTACAACGTCACCAAGGTCATGGGCGACCAGGGCAAGATCGACGTTGAAAAGTACAAGGAGTATGGCCCGCCCTACTTCTCCGGTGCCAACGTGTTCGGCCAGGGCGCCTGGTTCGCATGGTACCCCATGACCCTGTTCTACTACTCTATCCGTCACTGGAACTCGCTCCGCCGCGGCTTCCAGGAGCTCTGGTGGTCGATCAAGTCGCGTGGCAGCCGCTCCATCTACGAGGGccaggaggacgacgcgcagACACGCATGATGAAGTCGTACCCCGAGGTTCCTGAGTGGTGGTTCATGATCATCCTCCTCGTGTCCTTTGCCTTTGGTGttgctgccgtcgccgccttcccGACCTACACTCCTTGGTGGTCGATCCTCATTGTTATCGCCATGAGCGCCGTGTTCCTCATCCCCTCGACTATCATGCGCGCCGTGGCCAACGTCGGTATGGGCTTCAACGTCCTCTTCCAGCTGCTTGCTGGTGTCTGGTGGGCGGGTAACCCCCTTGCTCAGATCGTTGTCACGGCTTTCGGCGAGAGTGAGTCGGGCGTGGCGGTTGCTCAGGAGCATACATTCTGACGCCCCAGCCTTCAACACCCAGGCGGACAACCTTGTCTccgacctcaagctcgcccACTACGCCAAGCTGCCCCCTCGTGCGGTCTTCCGTGCCCAGCTCACTGCTGTCCTGATCAACTGCTTCATCTTCGTCTCGCTCCTCAACTGGATGGTCACGTCGTTCAACGACGGTACCCTCTGCACCTGGGGCAACAAGGCCCACTTCGTCTGCACCAACGCCGTCCTCACGTACGCCTCGGCTGTCGTGTACGGCGCCTTCGGTGTCAAGAACATGTTCAAGCTGTACCCCATTCTTCCTTGGACGTTCCTCAGTGAGTCGCTCTGCACCGCACGTGAGCCACTCTAACACTCACCAGtgggcgccgtcgtcggcatctcTGTCGCCGTTGCCCAGAAGTGGGGCCCTCAGATCACCGCCTGGATCCAGAAGCGTGTCCCCGCCAGCTTCCACAAGGTCCTTGACACGGTTCTATACCGTCCCATCGCCACGCTCCACTGGTTCGACCCTCCCGTCTTCTGGAGCGGCGCACTCCACTGGACCAACGGCTCCAACCTGTCGTACGCCACCAACGCCCTCTACATCTCCTTCATCTTCATGTACTACATCAAGCGCCGTTACTCGGCCTGGTGGGAGAAGTACAACTACATTCTCGAGGCTGGCTTTGACGTTGGCGTGGCGGTGAGCGGCATCATCATGACCCTCGTGTTCAACTTTGCGGTCCGCAACGTCAACATCAAGTGGTGGGGCAACACTGTGGCgacggccggcgtcgacttcCAGAGCTACAACCAGAACGCCAGTCTGCTCCCCATCCCCGAGTCGGGCTACTTCGGCCTCAGCCCGTCAGAGTTCCCCTTGGACTGGTAGTGGCTCCGAAAGCAAACGAATCAAGTGAGATAAGCTAGGGGAGGTAGTAAGGCACGCCGTGGCATCGGTCCTGGTATCGTAGTAGTATAGGATGGTGGTATGAATCTGAGGGATGCTAGTCCAAGATGAGCTCGCGACCCTCTCACCTCGTGTATGCCGgcagctgctcctccccggcaggcggcggggcacCGCCAGGCGGAGGCCCAGGAGGACGGGTGTAAgagccgagctcgcccctcgccgcgcgctccatGATGCTCCGCCTGACGCCTTCGAGCCTCTCGCGTGCCCCCTCGAGCCGGCCAGCGCTGGTTGGCACGAGACTCTGCAGGCCTCCCAGATGCCGCTTGGACTGCTCGACCATGCCCTGCAGTCCCTGGAGCACCATTCGCAACTGACGGCCCGCGGCCTGGATCTTCTGGTGGAACGCATAGTCGGAGAAGAAGTTGTCGAAGACGACATCGGACCATATCGAGCTGCCGTCAGCCGCCGGCACACTGCAGCAGACTCACCCCTGGGGCATGTTCAGCTGTGGAAGGTTTTGCAGAGACGGCTGCAGTGTGCGCGCTTGTGCCACTAGGAGCTTGGCCTGGTCAACTGCGCGTTGcgcgttggcgagctcggaTCGCTCCATCATGTCGGTCCAGGTGCCGCCACCCATCATATCGTATGTCGAGTAGTTCTCGGCCTGGGCGTTAGCTGGGTAGGGAAGGGCACCGGCGCACCGTGTTTGCGTGGGCAATGGCAGTGTTCATTGCCTTCTGGGCAGCCAGGAGCAGCTGGAGCGCACGCCCCTCATTCGCAATCGCCCCTTGCAACTACGTGTGTGTCAGTCCAAAGGATCACGGTCCGCGCCAAGCCCACATACCTCGTTGTAGTCTGTCAAAGCAGCCTTGtacgcgtcctcggcgtcgtcctcttcggGGAACGCGGGCGTCGGGCCGTCAAACACCCGCGCATacaggtcctcgagctgcttaCGCAGGTGGGCATGTTCCGCAGCGTACGGCTCCAGGTCCTTGACCTGGATCTCGAGCTCATTGAGCTGCGAGGTGAGGGTCTCAATGCGCGACTTGCACGCCTGCTCCTTGCCCAGCGCCTCAATgtactcgcgctcctccttgtcctccaTGCCAGCTAGCTTTTCCTTGTGCGTATTGGGGTGCTTGATCTTGACCCAGAGACGCTTGTGTGCGCGCTCTTCAATGTCACGCCATTCCTTGAACTCCTTCTTGCTGATTGTCAGCGTTGCAAATGCAGACACGTACGTCCTCCAGACCAGATCGCCCAGTCTTGCCTGCTCGGACTCCAGCTCTTtcttggtggtggcgagtTGCCGCGATACTTGCTTCAGTGTTGGGGGCGCATAATCCACCGCCTGGATGGATTGGAGCAGCTCGCGGTGCTGTCGCGTTAGCATGCATCTGTCGTGCCGCATCCCAAGCAGCTCACCGCATCCGCTTCAGCTTCCATTCTGGATGTCATGGCTGGCGATCAAAGGATGGATAGGTGATGGACAAGAAGTGTGAACGGATCGATCGTCAAGATACACAAGCGCGATCGTCGTCAAGCTGGTGTGTGTCACCACGCGGGCATTTGTGTCACATGGTCAGTCCGAGACACACAAGGGTGGTCACCGGTCATAACATCGACCTTGGAGGATGACAATCTCTGAGGTGACTTCACAAGAGTTAGGACCACAACAGCAGTCGCCAAGGATGTCGGGTTGCCCTACACTGTGATACTTGCCCGCTCATGTTGTTTACAAGATCAACCACGGTCCTATTCAAGCGGCCTCCATGCCGCGCCAAGACTTGTCACGAGGTCCCCCGTGGTTTGCTCCACTCTCTACCCCCTCGGGCCGACTTTGGCGCCGATGATTTGAAATGAACCCCCCCTCCTCAACCCTCCCTCAACCGCCTCCAactccgcctcctcggtcaCGATCACTCCCACCGCGCCCATGCAAGATCCCATGTATGCATCAGCGCCTCCCGGAGGTCACGAGACAACTCCACCGGAAGCCTCTTCGCTTCAAGCGAATAGGAGCGACGGTGATTTAAAGCGGGCGACGGTGACTAAGGACGAAGGCAGGGAGGACCATCACCGTGCCGATATGGACAACTCCACTGATCCGAGCCCTGCCCTGTAGTTCCGGCGACTCCGGCATTGATTAAGGTCTCCTTGCTCATTTTCTCCTTCACATATCCCAGAACATCACCCACTGAACGCTGCACACAATGAGCGCAGAGGAATCACAGAGCGCAGGCAGCGACCACCGTCCGGGAACTGGCCTCTCCCGTACGTCCACTCCAACGGCCCCACTGACACTGCCCAGGCGCATGTGTACGTGCCGACGACAGAACCAACTGACAGCAGGACGCATGTCGCCGCATGAAGATCCGGTGCGTGGATCGCGCCGacccgccgtgccgccgatgCAGGACCACGGGGTCCAAGTGCGAGTTCACGCTCGAGTCATACCCCTCGCCATACAGGATCAAAACAAATCAAGCGTGGGTGACCTTTGGAGCCTGGCTGACATTAGCCGAGTGATCCAGATCGAGCAGCGCATGGACAATGTGGAGAAGGTTGTGCGCAGCATGGAGGGGATGATGCGCCGCTTTGTCGAGAGCCAGGTCGGCAAGTCGACTGGCTCGGCGTCCCCTGCGTCTGTGAGGCCACCGACAACGCTGGACGATTGGGTGTTGTCGGCCGAGTCTAGTCGGGTGGACGAGGATCTTGGCTCCACCCGCGACAACCACGAGGAGACCGAGGACCCTGTTGGGGGCAGCGTTGGAATCCAGCATGCCGGCGACCCCGAGGACA encodes the following:
- the OPT2_2 gene encoding Oligopeptide transporter 2 — encoded protein: MASYPAHTDIVVEDHGGGFDTPAEERDHEKLGVDHIENEKVSHNSSLEDVRARVLEYYGRSGGDGGDAEPAKDIDFIFEKVIEMTDERAVEILRSTIKYHTGDPNFLITTLEHLKRLVDGPQAAELSQADWSLEVRAEAAAIYYHSPYPEVRSVTDPFDDPTVPCETLRAYFLGLVFMCGATSLNTCECARDPENQLTTAVFSPRQPSISIGSNVLQLILAPTGQIMARILPDWGFTFRGKRHSLNPGPWTFKEQMLATIMFSVANGPGATYYVYLVQLLPQYLNQTWVSYGYEILLALATQCFGFGFAGLLRRFVIYPPSALWPQVLPTLALNRVLVKKEKQGEVVHGWRLTRYKFFLIAFALMFCYFWIPNLLFTALRSFNWMTWIAPHNFNLGMITGFYGGMGYNPWATFDWNVSGTGALVTPFFSQAQQYIARVLSGLIIIGMYYNNYVWSAYTPINSAEAFANNGKVYNVTKVMGDQGKIDVEKYKEYGPPYFSGANVFGQGAWFAWYPMTLFYYSIRHWNSLRRGFQELWWSIKSRGSRSIYEGQEDDAQTRMMKSYPEVPEWWFMIILLVSFAFGVAAVAAFPTYTPWWSILIVIAMSAVFLIPSTIMRAVANVGMGFNVLFQLLAGVWWAGNPLAQIVVTAFGETFNTQADNLVSDLKLAHYAKLPPRAVFRAQLTAVLINCFIFVSLLNWMVTSFNDGTLCTWGNKAHFVCTNAVLTYASAVVYGAFGVKNMFKLYPILPWTFLMGAVVGISVAVAQKWGPQITAWIQKRVPASFHKVLDTVLYRPIATLHWFDPPVFWSGALHWTNGSNLSYATNALYISFIFMYYIKRRYSAWWEKYNYILEAGFDVGVAVSGIIMTLVFNFAVRNVNIKWWGNTVATAGVDFQSYNQNASLLPIPESGYFGLSPSEFPLDW